The DNA region CCTTAATTGGCCTGTGCTATTATTAAGACAGCATTTTATCGCCTGGGGATTCTTCCTTCGTCAGAATGACAGCCTCGCCCCAACCTTCCTTCCCACAGGCTTCAGCATGGCATTAAGATTCCCGCCTGCGCGGGAAAGACGACTGGAATAATTAACGTCATCCGTATTGATTTTATCCAATAAATTACAATCAGAATGGCAAAAACAACCCAAATTTTAATCTGCTTAATCCATAAAACCTGCCAAAGTTTTTAAAAAGCATTTTTTAACCTTATATTTATTTCTACCTTCGATGGGTATTTAACAAATAAGGAAACTTAAATTATAATATATGAAAGTAACGGTTGTTGGTGCGGGCGCAGTAGGCGCTACCTGCGCAGATAATATTGCCCGAAAAGAATTAGCTGATGAATTGGTTTTGTTAGATATTAAAGAAGGTTTTGCCGAAGGCAAGGCTATCGATATGATGCAAACTGCAACCCTGTTGGGTTTTGACACCAAAATTACCGGGGTTACTGCCGATTATAGCAAAACAGCAGGCTCGGATGTGGTTGTGATCACCTCTGGCTTACCACGTAAACCGGGCATGACCCGCGAAGATTTAATCGGCATCAATGCCGGAATTGTTAAAGGCGTTGCCGAAAATATTTTAAAATTCTCTCCAGAAGCCATTTTTATCGTCATCAGTAATCCAATGGATACCATGACTTACCTGGCGCTGAAATCGTTGGGTTTACCAAAAAACAGAATAATTGGCATGGGCGGTACGCTTGACAGCGCTCGCTTTAAATTTTACCTTTCGCAAGCACTTCAATGCAATCCCAGCGACCTGCAAGGCTTCGTAATAGGCGGCCACGGCGATACCACCATGATTCCGTTAACAAGATTAGCAACATATCAAAGCCTACCAGTGAGCAATCTTTTAGATCAGGCAACATTGGATAAAGTAGCAGCCGATACCATGGTTGGCGGCGCAACATTAACCGGATTGATTGGAACTTCTGCTTGGTACGCCCCCGGCGCAGCTGGTGCCGCACTTGTAGAAGCCATTATTCGAGATGAAAAGAAACTATTTACCTGCTGTGTTGCCTTAGACGGTGAATATGGCCAGAGCGATATTTGCTTAGGCGTTCCGGTAGTTATCGGCCGTAACGGTTGGGAAAAAATCATCGATTTTAAGCTTACCGAAACCGAACAAGCGGCGTTTAACAAAAGTGCCGAGGCGGTTAAAAACATGAACGCGGTGCTTGTAGGCATGAATTTGATTTAAACTCAATGTAAATGCACTTTCAGCGTACGCCTAACGTCATTTAGTTAACCTTGATCGGCGTCAGTCTTCGGCTCCCTGCCCGACCGGCCGGGCAGGGAGCCGAAGACTTTTTTTATTGGGCAAATCATTAATATCTGCCCTTCGACTCCCTGTTCGGTCAGGCCGGCGCTCAGGGTGCCAATGTTCTATAATTTTATCCTTAACTAAATGACGTGCCTTACACGCTAAAAAAATGAAAGCAATCTCCATCCCTTTAATACCAATAAATTTGCAAGACGACGGTTTCCACCTTTTGGTGGAAATTGTTGTTTTTAACCAAAAGCACTTTGCCGTGTTAGATACCGGCGCATCGCGAAGCGTTTTTGATAAAACCCTGATTGAGCAGAATCTGGCAGAAATACTCGAGGTTTCAAACGAGATCAACGCGGCTACTTTATTTACCACAACAACAACTATTCAGGCTACAATTCCAGAATTAAAAATCGGCAAACTGAAAATTAAGGATTACGAAACGGTTGCGTTCGATTTGCAATCGGTAAGCCAAACGTACCAACAATTTGGACACCCGCCCATTATGAGCATTATTGGCGGAGATATTTTAATGCAGTATAAAGCCGTTATAAACTACGATAAGCTGATTTTAAGGTTGTACAAATAGCGAAGATGAAGATCGACATTAATAACAGAGCAGATATTATCAGTCTGGTCGACACTTTTTACGGCCGTGTTGAAAAAGACACCATTATAGGCCCCATTTTCACGCAGGTTATCCGCGTTGATTGGGCGCACCACCTGCCCAAAATGTACGACTTTTGGGAAAGCGTCCTTTTTGGCAAAGCAATTTATAAGGGAAACCCGATGTTGACGCATTTCGATATTGATAAAAAAGCATCGTTAAAAACAGATCAGTTCGAAGCATGGAAAACCCTCTTTTTTAATACTGTTGATGATTTATTCGAGGGTGAAAACGCATCGACGATTAAACAAAAAGCACAATCTATTGCCGATTTAATGCATTTTAAGCTAAACCCACCAAAACCCGGCACCAGGATAATGTAGCAGCGCTACTTTGATTTTGTTGAGTTTCTTTCTAAATTTAACTATACAAACAAACTAGCTATGAAATTTTTAAAAATCTTTGTCGGAATAATCGTTATTCTGGCGCTCATTATCGTAGTGGGAGGTTTCTTTCTTCCCAAAACCTATTCGGTAAGCAGAAGTTCGGTAATTAATGCGCCCGATAGTGTGATCTACAGAAACATTGCCAATTTTAATGAGTTTTACAAGTGGAATCCATGGGCTAAAATGGAGCCTAGCGCAAAAGTGACCTTTTCTGGCATACCAGAACAACCAAACCACAGGTACTAATGGGCGGGAAAAGAAACCGGATCGGGATATATGAAGATCATCAAGGTAGCCCCCAACCAGGAAGTAGACATTGATTTAATGTTCAAGGAACCTTATGAAAGCCATTCGGACACGAAATTTAACATTGAACCAGAAGGTGCGGGTAACAAGGTTACGTGGACCATGAGCGGAGACCATAATATACTGAGTAAATGGATGTGTGTTTTTATGGGAGGAATGGATAAAATGATCGGAAAGGACTTTGATGCCGGTTTAAAATCGCTAAAAGACAAATCAGAAAAAGGAATATAACAAAAAACCGAAGCCTTTCAGCACCCAGAAAGGCTTTTTTTGCATCTCTATTTCTTGAATATGAAACAAAAATGGCATTTTTCTGTTAAAAAATCAGTTAAATTAGCGGTTGGATCCTTTTTAATTGATTTCCCTTTTTAGATTAATTGCCCTTAATGAATTTATTACTTGTAGAAGATGAGCCCAATGTAGTTTCTGTCGTTTCGAGAGGCTTAACCGACGAGGGTTTCAGTGTGAGTGTTGCTCCTGATGGATTGATTGGCAAGCGAATGGCGCTCGAAAATCATTTCGATATCATCATTTTGGATATTATGCTCCCAGGTATCAACGGCCTCGAGCTTTGTAAAATCATTAAAGAGGGCAAACCAAACACGCCTGTTATTATGCTTACCGCCCTTGGCACTACCGAAAACGTAGTAAATGGCTTAGATAACGGTGCTGATGATTACCTGATAAAACCATTTAAATTTGCCGAACTGTTTGCCCGGATCCGAATGTTGATCAGGCGATACAATGGCGTTACAGCACTCGATCATGTAATCAATATTGCGGATCTTGAAATCAACATCAGCGCCAAAACTGTAAAGCGCAACCAACAAGAAGTTACGCTTACCGCTACCGAATACCGCCTGCTCGAATATCTGGCCAAAAATAAGGGCAAAATCCTTTCTCGGATAGATATATTAGAAAGCGTATGGGATATCGACTTCAATTTGGGCACAAACGTGGTTGATGTTTATGTAAATTACCTGCGCAAAAAAATAGATAAAAATAGTGACCAGAAACTTATTCATACCGCTGTAGGCCTGGGCTACGTGTTAAAAGGTTAGTGAATGGAAATCGCAAAAAAGATCACTTTATTATTCGCCATTCTGTCTGCAATAATTATTTCGCTTTTAAGTGGATTCGTTTGGTACTTTGCCAATGATTTTGCCTTCGAAGATTTTTATAAACGGCTGGAGGCAAGGGTCCGGATTTCTGCTCAGCTTAAACTATACCAGGATGTAAATAACCCGGCGTATGCCAAAATGCGTAATCAATACTTAGAACGATTGCCATCCGAACAAGCCTTTATATTTGAGGCCAACAGCCCGAGGCCAAAAAACATCGACAGCGGTTTGCCGCAAAGTTTCTATAAAAAAATCAGGGCGGGGCTCATGTCGCGGTACCGTGTAGAAAATCATTTCTACGCAGGGAAATCGTTTAAAATCAACAATAAAGATTATTTGGTAATCATTTCTGCCAACGATCCGGTTGGTTTTCGTGAGCTAAAAGACTTACAGCACATCCTGATTATCGGCTTTTTTCTGTCCGTTTTCCTTTCCTTTGTGGTGGGCTGGCGTTTCTCCAATTATATGCTTATGCCCTTACGAAAAATAATCAAGAGCGTAAAAAAGATCAAGGCAGAGAACCTGCACATGCGTTTGGAGGTTAAACAAGGAAGTGATGAAATGTCGCAGCTGGCCGAAACCTTCAACAACATGCTTAACCGGCTCGAAACGGCTTTCGAAACGCAGAATAATTTCATCAGCAACGCCTCGCACGAACTGCGCACGCCTCTTACCATCATTAGCGGCGAAGTAGAATTGGCCTTAAAAGCTGCAAACGATACTGAAAAGCAAACCATTGCTCTCGCCAAAATCAAGGATGAGGCGGAGCGGTTAGAACATATCCTAACCAGCCTGCTCGGACTGGCTCAGTCGGGGTTTAATGGCAAAAACCAGCCCCGCGAAGCAGTAAGGATGGATGAGTTGTTGTGGGAAATTAAGGGCTCAGTAAACCAGGTTTATCCGAACAGCAAAATAGAAATCGATTTAGATAAGCTTCCTGACGATGAGCAGCTGCTCACCTTGCGGGTAAACAAGAATCTTATTAAGCTAGCCATTACCAACATTGTAAGCAACGCCTGCAAATACTCCAACGGCAAATCAGTAAATATTGCCCTCGAGAGCAATGGCAACACCATTTCTGTGGCAGTAACCGATCAGGGAATCGGCATTCCGCAAACCGACATCCAACATATTTTCGAGCCTTTTTACCGCGCTTCTAACACCAACAACTACAAGGGCTATGGCGTTGGCCTTCCCTTGTCGTTAAACATCATTCGCCTCCATCGGGGCTCTATCGCCATAAAATCGCAGGAAGGAATCGGAACAGAGATTAAGGTTTTACTGCCTTTAATGTTTTAGATTTTTTCTTTTGAAAACGAAGGGGTGTTTGCTTTTGGCGCTGTCATTCTGAGTTTTAATTTTCGGGAAAAACTCAATATAAAGTGACGTCGTTCTTAAGAAGAATGCTCTTAAGAAGCGTCGTCATTTCGAGCGTAGCCGAGAAATCTTTATTTAAGGTTCAAAGATTTCTCCTCCATAGGTGCTCCCTTGGAGCACTTCGGTCGAAAGGACGATTTTCAAGGCGTTTACGGAAACGTCAATGTAGTTTTAATTTTTCAGAAAAAAAATCAATACGGCATGACGTAAAATACTGAATGGCAAAATTTTGCTGTCATTCTGAATGTAATGAAGAATCTGCAAGCGATGGATCCGATAGGTATCGGATTATCGGGAAAGCATCCGCAACCTACATCTCACCGTCCTTGCTCCCTTCACTTGCCCTTTTAGGCAGTGCGTTATTGGCGTTTTGTTATTCATCGCCTGGGGATCCTTCGCTGTACTCAGGATGACAGCGTAAAAAAACTTGTCACCCCAACTCCTTTTTTTTTCAAAAACTCACCTCTGAGGATGACGACCGTTCTCAGAAAACGCCATAAAATATGTTGCCATCCGATAGCTATCGGATTTGATAATTCCAGCTCGTAAAACGATGTTTCATAGATGTGTCCACATCATAGGAAAAGTCGGGACGGGTTGTACCTCAGCATAACAAACTTTTTCTGTCATTCTGAAATTTAATCAGGACGAAAGGTTTCATTTGGAACGACTAAGTTCAATCTCAATTCCGTACTTTTGTGCCATGCTTACCCAACGTCAGTTGTTTTTACAACATAATGCACAAACATCCCCCGAACCGTTAATGCTCGAATTTGTGCGGGCAAAAGGGGTTTATATTTACGATTCGACAGGTAAAGCGCACCTCGACCTTATTGCGGGTATTGGCGTGAGCAATGTGGGTCACTGCCATCCGGCGGTAGTTAAGGCCATACAAGAGCAAGCCGAAACCTACATGCATTTAATGGTTTATGGCGAATATGTGCAAACGCCCCAGGTAAACTTTGCAAAAGCGTTGGCCGATATTTTGCCAGAAAGCTTAAGCTGTACCTATTTTTTAAATTCGGGCACCGAAGCTGTTGAAGGTGCTATGAAACTGGCCAAGCGCTATACGGGCAGAAAAGGATTTATCGCCTGCAAAAATGCCTATCATGGCAGTACTCAAGGGGCTGAAAGCCTGATGGAAAGTGATTTCTATTCGTCAGGATACGGGCCATTTTTACCACACGTAAGTTTTATTGAACACAATAATGTAGCCGACCTTGATAAGATAACCGAAGAAATTGCGGCAGTTTTTATCGAGCCCATTCAAGGTGAGGCCGGAATAAGAGTGGCCGATTTAAGCTACATGCAGGCTTTGCGTGCGAAGTGTAGCGAAACGAAAACGCTGCTGATTTTCGATGAAATTCAATCGGGCTTCGGCCGAAGCGGCAAAATGTTCGCATTTGAACATTATAATGTAGTGCCCGATGTTTTGCTTCTGGCTAAAGGCATTGGCGGCGGAATGCCTATTGGTGCTTTTATTAGTTCGCTCGAAATTATGTCGGTTTTGTCTCACACACCGATCTTGGGCCACATGACAACCTTTGGCGGTCACCCGGTTTGCTGTGCCGCGGGCCTTGCAACCTTGCGCACCCTGGTTGATAAGAAGATTGTTGACGAAGTGGAAGAAAAAGGACAGCTTTTTAAAACGCTCTTACAACATCCTGCCATAAAAGAAATAAGGGGAAAAGGCTTAATGCTTGCGGTGGAGTTCGACAGTTTCGAAACAAACAAAAAAATTATCGATGCCTGCATTTTAGATGGGGTACTGTCTGACTGGTTTTTGCACTGCAGCAATTCGATGCGCATAGCGCCACCATTAATTATCACTAAAGAACAAATTGAAGAAACTTGCGCTATAATACTTAAAAATGTAGATTTAGTTTTGGAAGAAGTCTGAGGTCGGGAGTCCGAAGTCCGAAGATAAAGCGGTATAAAGCGTAAAGACTAAAGCTGAAAGCGAAAAGACTAAAGCTGAAAGCGAAAAGACCAAAGCTGAAAGCGAAAAGCCGAAAGCCGAAAGCCGAAAGCGAAAAGACTAAAGCGTAAACAATTACACTAACCGCAGGAGAGCGTGATGCCAATACTTGATACTCGATACTCGCTACTTGATACCTGATACTCGCTACTTGATACTCGCTACTCGATACTTAACACCAAATACTCGATACTAAAAAAATGAACGTACTAATTGTCGAAGATGAGAAAAGTTTGGCGCTTGAAATGGATGAGTTTCTAAGTAAGGAAGGTTTCATTGTTGAACACGCCTGGAAGAAATCGTCGGCTGGGGAAAAAATCTTTGTAAATAATTATGACTTCATCCTGCTGGATTTGGGTCTGCCGGACGGTGATGGCTTTGAGCTACTAAAACAACTTAAAGGGACGAAAGATCGCGATGACGCGGTAATTATCCTCACTGCCCGAAGCGCTGTAGACGACCGGATTAAGGGACTCGACGAAGGCGCTGACGATTATCTCCCAAAACCTTTTTCGTTAAACGAGCTTCTGGCACGAATGCACGCCATTACCAGAAGAAAGCACAAGCTGGAAAAAAACGAAATCAACGTGCACAACTTCTTGTTAAACATCCAAAACCGAACGGTATCATTCGGCGATGAGCGATTAAACTTAACGAAAAAAGAATACGAAATTTTCAATTATCTGGTGCTGAACAAAAATCGGGTGGTATCAAGAATGAGTTTGACGGAGCATGTGTGGGGCGATATTTTGGAGGTAAACTCTGATTCGAACTTTGTTGATGTACATGTTAAAAATCTGCGCAAAAAACTAGCCGCAGCTACGCCAATAGATTGGTTTGAAACGGTAAGAAGCATCGGTTATCGGATTAATTGTTAAAAAAGTCCGAAAGTCTGAGGTCCGGAAGTCGGAAGTCTGCGAGCAGAAAGGATAAAGTCCGAAAGTCCGAGGTCAGAAAGTCGGAAGTCTGCGAGCAGAAAAAACAATTTACAAATATTCACGACAAGTCATCCGATGAATATCTGCATGTTGTATATATTCATCGGATGACTCATAAACCAATACAAGTCATCCGATGAATATCTGCATGTTGTCTATATTCATCGGATGACTCATAAACCAATACAAGTCACCCGATGAATATCTGCATGTTGTTTATATTCATCGGATGACTCATAAACCAATACAAGTCATCGGATGAA from Pedobacter endophyticus includes:
- a CDS encoding response regulator transcription factor yields the protein MNLLLVEDEPNVVSVVSRGLTDEGFSVSVAPDGLIGKRMALENHFDIIILDIMLPGINGLELCKIIKEGKPNTPVIMLTALGTTENVVNGLDNGADDYLIKPFKFAELFARIRMLIRRYNGVTALDHVINIADLEINISAKTVKRNQQEVTLTATEYRLLEYLAKNKGKILSRIDILESVWDIDFNLGTNVVDVYVNYLRKKIDKNSDQKLIHTAVGLGYVLKG
- a CDS encoding sensor histidine kinase, translated to MEIAKKITLLFAILSAIIISLLSGFVWYFANDFAFEDFYKRLEARVRISAQLKLYQDVNNPAYAKMRNQYLERLPSEQAFIFEANSPRPKNIDSGLPQSFYKKIRAGLMSRYRVENHFYAGKSFKINNKDYLVIISANDPVGFRELKDLQHILIIGFFLSVFLSFVVGWRFSNYMLMPLRKIIKSVKKIKAENLHMRLEVKQGSDEMSQLAETFNNMLNRLETAFETQNNFISNASHELRTPLTIISGEVELALKAANDTEKQTIALAKIKDEAERLEHILTSLLGLAQSGFNGKNQPREAVRMDELLWEIKGSVNQVYPNSKIEIDLDKLPDDEQLLTLRVNKNLIKLAITNIVSNACKYSNGKSVNIALESNGNTISVAVTDQGIGIPQTDIQHIFEPFYRASNTNNYKGYGVGLPLSLNIIRLHRGSIAIKSQEGIGTEIKVLLPLMF
- a CDS encoding aspartyl protease family protein, with translation MKAISIPLIPINLQDDGFHLLVEIVVFNQKHFAVLDTGASRSVFDKTLIEQNLAEILEVSNEINAATLFTTTTTIQATIPELKIGKLKIKDYETVAFDLQSVSQTYQQFGHPPIMSIIGGDILMQYKAVINYDKLILRLYK
- a CDS encoding aspartate aminotransferase family protein codes for the protein MLTQRQLFLQHNAQTSPEPLMLEFVRAKGVYIYDSTGKAHLDLIAGIGVSNVGHCHPAVVKAIQEQAETYMHLMVYGEYVQTPQVNFAKALADILPESLSCTYFLNSGTEAVEGAMKLAKRYTGRKGFIACKNAYHGSTQGAESLMESDFYSSGYGPFLPHVSFIEHNNVADLDKITEEIAAVFIEPIQGEAGIRVADLSYMQALRAKCSETKTLLIFDEIQSGFGRSGKMFAFEHYNVVPDVLLLAKGIGGGMPIGAFISSLEIMSVLSHTPILGHMTTFGGHPVCCAAGLATLRTLVDKKIVDEVEEKGQLFKTLLQHPAIKEIRGKGLMLAVEFDSFETNKKIIDACILDGVLSDWFLHCSNSMRIAPPLIITKEQIEETCAIILKNVDLVLEEV
- a CDS encoding group III truncated hemoglobin, encoding MKIDINNRADIISLVDTFYGRVEKDTIIGPIFTQVIRVDWAHHLPKMYDFWESVLFGKAIYKGNPMLTHFDIDKKASLKTDQFEAWKTLFFNTVDDLFEGENASTIKQKAQSIADLMHFKLNPPKPGTRIM
- a CDS encoding SRPBCC family protein, encoding MKIIKVAPNQEVDIDLMFKEPYESHSDTKFNIEPEGAGNKVTWTMSGDHNILSKWMCVFMGGMDKMIGKDFDAGLKSLKDKSEKGI
- the mdh gene encoding malate dehydrogenase, giving the protein MKVTVVGAGAVGATCADNIARKELADELVLLDIKEGFAEGKAIDMMQTATLLGFDTKITGVTADYSKTAGSDVVVITSGLPRKPGMTREDLIGINAGIVKGVAENILKFSPEAIFIVISNPMDTMTYLALKSLGLPKNRIIGMGGTLDSARFKFYLSQALQCNPSDLQGFVIGGHGDTTMIPLTRLATYQSLPVSNLLDQATLDKVAADTMVGGATLTGLIGTSAWYAPGAAGAALVEAIIRDEKKLFTCCVALDGEYGQSDICLGVPVVIGRNGWEKIIDFKLTETEQAAFNKSAEAVKNMNAVLVGMNLI
- a CDS encoding response regulator transcription factor, translated to MNVLIVEDEKSLALEMDEFLSKEGFIVEHAWKKSSAGEKIFVNNYDFILLDLGLPDGDGFELLKQLKGTKDRDDAVIILTARSAVDDRIKGLDEGADDYLPKPFSLNELLARMHAITRRKHKLEKNEINVHNFLLNIQNRTVSFGDERLNLTKKEYEIFNYLVLNKNRVVSRMSLTEHVWGDILEVNSDSNFVDVHVKNLRKKLAAATPIDWFETVRSIGYRINC
- a CDS encoding SRPBCC family protein: MKFLKIFVGIIVILALIIVVGGFFLPKTYSVSRSSVINAPDSVIYRNIANFNEFYKWNPWAKMEPSAKVTFSGIPEQPNHRY